From the Halorhabdus utahensis DSM 12940 genome, one window contains:
- a CDS encoding DUF58 domain-containing protein, with protein MTASGDDAPDRRQRADRGRAGHVEAGVVDHRTGHWTGVGAVAFVFGGLGIALREPALLLAGVVGAVFTGYARSAEPIPVRDPETGEPALSIRRRLEPDAPEPGEDVTVTVELRNEGAGVLTDVRIVDGVPPALDVTDGTPRHGAVLRPDEGVTYAYTVTATRGEHDWRPAQITVADPSGAVERETTVDAPTTLSCSLPALTSEQLPLRGLTTPYVGRVDTDEGGSGVEFFSTREYRSSDPLSRIDWRRHAKTGELGTLEYREERAATVMLVIDTRQAAYRAPEPGAYHAVERSVDAANRVFAALLDTGDRVGVTTLGPASEECWLSPGAGDEHRAHGRALLNSHPALSPIPPDEGLFETIRDDRREQLKDRQVTRLRRRLSADTQVFVFSPCCDGYVPTVARRLDAHGQLVTVLSPDPTTDDTPIRELASMERADRLDGLRGEGIRVLDWRDGESFAAALARAQARWSA; from the coding sequence ATGACGGCATCCGGTGACGATGCGCCCGATCGAAGACAGCGGGCGGACCGCGGTCGCGCGGGGCACGTCGAGGCCGGCGTCGTCGATCACCGAACCGGTCACTGGACCGGCGTGGGCGCGGTCGCGTTCGTCTTCGGCGGCCTCGGGATCGCCCTCCGGGAGCCAGCCCTGTTGCTCGCCGGCGTCGTCGGTGCGGTCTTTACGGGGTACGCACGTAGCGCAGAGCCGATCCCCGTCCGCGATCCGGAAACCGGCGAGCCGGCGCTGTCGATCCGTCGACGACTCGAGCCCGACGCGCCTGAACCCGGCGAGGACGTCACCGTCACGGTCGAACTCCGCAACGAGGGGGCGGGCGTCCTCACCGACGTGCGGATCGTCGACGGCGTCCCGCCGGCGCTCGATGTCACTGACGGCACGCCACGCCACGGCGCGGTACTTCGGCCCGACGAGGGTGTGACCTACGCCTATACGGTGACCGCGACCCGCGGCGAGCACGACTGGCGACCCGCGCAGATCACGGTCGCGGATCCGAGCGGGGCTGTCGAACGCGAGACGACCGTCGACGCCCCCACGACGCTGTCCTGTTCGCTCCCGGCGCTCACCAGCGAACAACTCCCGCTTCGGGGGTTGACGACGCCGTACGTCGGGCGCGTCGACACGGACGAGGGTGGATCGGGCGTGGAGTTCTTCTCGACGCGGGAGTACCGGTCGAGCGATCCGCTCTCGCGGATCGACTGGCGTCGCCACGCCAAGACCGGGGAGCTCGGCACGCTCGAATATCGCGAGGAACGCGCCGCGACGGTCATGCTGGTGATCGACACCCGGCAGGCCGCCTATCGAGCGCCGGAACCGGGGGCGTATCACGCCGTCGAGCGGAGCGTCGACGCGGCCAACCGGGTCTTCGCCGCCTTGCTCGACACCGGCGACCGCGTCGGTGTGACAACGCTCGGCCCGGCCAGTGAGGAGTGCTGGCTGTCGCCCGGGGCCGGCGACGAACACCGCGCTCACGGCCGTGCGTTGCTGAACTCCCATCCCGCACTCTCGCCGATCCCACCCGACGAGGGGCTGTTCGAGACGATCCGCGACGACCGCCGTGAGCAACTCAAGGACCGGCAGGTCACCCGGCTCCGCCGTCGGCTCTCCGCGGACACCCAGGTGTTCGTCTTCTCGCCGTGCTGTGACGGGTACGTCCCGACCGTCGCTCGCCGGCTCGACGCTCACGGGCAACTCGTGACGGTGTTGAGTCCCGATCCGACGACCGACGATACGCCCATTCGCGAACTCGCCAGCATGGAACGCGCGGATCGCCTGGACGGCCTCCGTGGCGAGGGGATCCGTGTGCTCGACTGGCGCGACGGGGAGTCCTTCGCGGCGGCGCTCGCCCGCGCGCAGGCACGGTGGTCGGCATGA
- a CDS encoding DUF7519 family protein, translated as MSPPPSPGLDGARGDGSTADSQGDAANDGVEHAGGGIDRTPARASVAIATGFAFLGALTMVTPALVAVGLLGTLFVGIGAIHGSRTYVGYGALILLVGVLIGGFQGAPPEPLLVSTLLAVLAWDAGRYGITIGEQLGPDAKTLRIELTHVTLNTLVGTAGTGLGYAAYRVMAGGQPVAALALLLVGAVVLTLR; from the coding sequence ATGAGTCCTCCCCCGTCGCCCGGCCTCGATGGTGCACGCGGTGACGGATCGACCGCCGACAGTCAAGGTGACGCGGCGAACGACGGCGTGGAGCATGCCGGCGGCGGGATCGACCGCACCCCCGCGCGCGCCAGCGTCGCTATCGCGACCGGATTCGCGTTCCTGGGGGCGCTCACGATGGTGACGCCGGCGCTGGTCGCCGTCGGCCTGCTCGGAACGCTCTTCGTCGGCATCGGCGCGATACACGGATCCCGGACGTATGTCGGCTATGGCGCGCTGATCCTGCTCGTGGGCGTGCTGATCGGCGGGTTCCAGGGCGCGCCGCCGGAACCACTCCTCGTCAGTACACTCCTCGCCGTCCTCGCGTGGGACGCTGGCCGGTACGGGATCACGATCGGCGAGCAACTCGGTCCGGACGCGAAGACGCTTCGGATCGAACTCACTCACGTGACGCTGAACACACTCGTCGGAACCGCAGGGACCGGACTCGGCTACGCCGCCTATCGCGTGATGGCCGGCGGTCAGCCCGTCGCCGCGCTCGCCCTCCTGTTGGTCGGCGCGGTCGTCCTCACACTCCGGTGA
- a CDS encoding DUF7269 family protein produces the protein MNWRPAHLGGLAAVLTGFALVVVDVSPLAILGQYSYVVVLLFGLGVTVLGGLELADRHATTGEWWRPTPTESGHRVPVPGDELADLPDAELQDRLRRRVVVSLMAVRNCSEADARAQIEDGTWTDDRLAAAYLGSEAVRLPLTTQLRELVRGTSTEARARRHTISALRSLRAEGSR, from the coding sequence ATGAACTGGCGACCGGCACACCTGGGCGGCCTGGCCGCCGTCCTGACCGGGTTCGCGCTGGTGGTCGTCGACGTTTCGCCACTGGCCATCCTGGGCCAGTACAGCTACGTCGTTGTCCTGCTGTTCGGACTCGGTGTGACGGTCCTCGGCGGCCTGGAACTCGCCGACCGTCACGCCACGACCGGCGAGTGGTGGCGCCCCACACCGACCGAGTCCGGCCACCGGGTGCCGGTTCCGGGTGACGAACTCGCCGACCTTCCGGACGCCGAACTGCAAGACCGCCTCCGGCGACGCGTCGTCGTCTCCCTGATGGCTGTCCGGAACTGCTCGGAAGCCGACGCGCGGGCACAGATCGAGGACGGCACCTGGACCGACGATCGGCTCGCGGCCGCGTACCTCGGTTCCGAGGCAGTTCGACTCCCCCTCACGACGCAACTCCGGGAGCTGGTCCGTGGCACGTCCACCGAAGCGCGCGCACGCCGCCACACGATCAGTGCGCTCAGATCGCTCCGGGCGGAGGGATCCCGATGA
- a CDS encoding ABC transporter ATP-binding protein: MPNIENRVREGDANLADSHVLEGVELTKTYEPPWPDWVPMGRRVGVLEGAEITIDAGEIVGIVGENGAGKSTLMQILVGALAPDAGDVRRSGQVGWCPQEPLLYDRLTVRETFRLFGTAYGMDDEAIVTARDQYADRLSFAEFLDYRIDHLSGGNRQKINLSVALMHDPDVLLLDEPYTGFDWETYLEFWELTEELTERGTAIAIISHFVSERERFDRILELADGRLTDVTDGGPKDAASADPRGVSADD; encoded by the coding sequence ATGCCGAATATAGAAAATAGAGTGCGCGAAGGTGACGCGAATCTGGCGGATAGCCACGTCCTGGAAGGGGTCGAGCTGACGAAGACCTACGAGCCGCCCTGGCCGGATTGGGTGCCGATGGGACGGCGTGTCGGGGTGCTTGAGGGGGCCGAGATCACGATCGATGCGGGTGAGATCGTGGGTATCGTCGGGGAGAACGGGGCCGGAAAGTCGACGCTCATGCAGATCCTGGTCGGTGCGCTCGCTCCCGACGCCGGGGACGTCCGGCGGTCCGGCCAGGTCGGGTGGTGTCCACAGGAACCGCTTTTGTACGATCGACTGACCGTCCGGGAGACCTTCCGGCTGTTCGGGACGGCCTACGGGATGGACGACGAGGCGATCGTTACGGCCCGGGATCAGTATGCCGACCGGCTGAGTTTCGCGGAGTTCCTCGACTATCGGATCGACCACCTCAGCGGCGGTAATCGACAGAAGATCAATCTCTCGGTCGCCCTGATGCACGATCCCGACGTACTCCTGCTGGACGAACCGTACACGGGCTTCGACTGGGAAACCTACCTCGAATTCTGGGAGTTAACCGAGGAGTTGACCGAGCGGGGAACCGCCATCGCGATCATCTCACATTTCGTCAGCGAGCGCGAGCGCTTCGACCGTATCCTGGAACTCGCCGACGGCCGCCTCACGGATGTCACCGACGGTGGACCCAAAGACGCGGCGAGTGCGGATCCCCGGGGAGTGAGTGCCGATGACTGA
- the trpC gene encoding indole-3-glycerol phosphate synthase, which translates to MDASDEIAPDVRSILSAARDRGGASGTVDVTARSLSAAFDRAERDGRVPTITEVKPTSPTTEGRHDGDPVELATAMVENGAAALSVLTEPEHFGGSPETLARVRAAVDVPILRKDFVLHEAQLDVVEADLVLLIVRFLEEDGTDDLEDLIDAARDRGFQVLVEAHARSEVAAAVDAGAEIIGVNNRDLAKLDVDLETFESVAPAVDDDVTLIAESGIETPADVQRMRAAGADGLLIGSAIMDGDVAANTQALTTPTETPNQ; encoded by the coding sequence ATGGACGCCAGTGATGAAATAGCGCCTGACGTGCGATCGATCCTCTCGGCAGCGAGAGATCGTGGCGGCGCGTCCGGGACGGTCGACGTGACGGCTCGCTCGCTGTCGGCAGCGTTCGATCGCGCCGAGCGCGACGGTCGAGTGCCGACGATCACCGAAGTCAAGCCGACGAGTCCAACGACCGAGGGCCGACACGACGGCGATCCGGTCGAGCTCGCAACGGCCATGGTCGAGAACGGGGCGGCGGCACTGTCGGTGTTGACCGAACCCGAGCACTTCGGGGGATCGCCCGAGACGCTTGCCCGCGTCCGGGCAGCCGTCGACGTGCCCATCCTCCGGAAGGATTTCGTCCTCCACGAGGCTCAACTCGACGTGGTCGAGGCCGATCTCGTCCTCCTCATCGTCCGGTTTCTCGAGGAGGACGGCACGGACGACCTCGAAGATCTGATCGACGCCGCGCGCGACCGCGGGTTCCAGGTACTCGTCGAGGCACACGCCCGATCGGAAGTCGCGGCCGCGGTCGACGCCGGCGCGGAGATCATCGGCGTGAACAACCGCGACCTGGCGAAACTCGACGTCGACCTCGAAACCTTCGAGTCGGTCGCGCCCGCAGTCGACGATGATGTGACATTGATCGCCGAGAGTGGGATCGAGACGCCGGCGGATGTCCAGCGGATGCGCGCGGCCGGTGCCGATGGGCTGTTGATCGGCTCGGCGATCATGGACGGCGACGTGGCGGCGAACACGCAAGCACTTACCACACCGACGGAGACACCCAACCAATGA
- the trpB gene encoding tryptophan synthase subunit beta has translation MTTDDTNGRFGGYGGQYVPEALMPAIEELRDAYERYVLHNEDGFMDELRAHLADFGGRPTPLQRADQLSERYDTEVYLKREDLLHGGAHKLNNALGQVLLAKYMGKERIIAETGAGQHGTATAMAAAHLDMPAEIFMGETDIERQRPNVFRMELNGATVTPVTTGRGTLKEAISETMRDWATNVEDTHYVIGSIVGPDPFPEMVRDFQSVIGDETHEQILAKTGDTPDSIVACAGGGSNTMGAFHEFRDKEDVDLIAVEAGGSSLEVDEEAGVAPNSATLSTGEEGVLHGARTKLLQDEDGQIMESHSVSAGLDYSGVGPELAYLVDTGRVEAVNVDDKTALESFHRVSRLEGIIPALETAHAFGYLEENPDAVGDVTVVNVSGRGDKDLESVVEETKERDLDVETASSVLQEAKE, from the coding sequence ATGACCACAGACGATACGAACGGCAGATTCGGCGGCTACGGGGGCCAGTACGTCCCCGAAGCGCTTATGCCCGCCATCGAGGAGCTTCGGGACGCCTACGAACGCTACGTGCTACACAACGAGGACGGGTTCATGGACGAACTCCGCGCCCACCTCGCGGACTTCGGCGGTCGGCCCACCCCGCTGCAGCGGGCCGACCAGTTGAGCGAGCGCTACGACACCGAGGTCTATCTCAAGCGCGAGGACTTGCTCCATGGCGGCGCGCACAAACTCAACAACGCCCTCGGGCAGGTCCTGCTGGCGAAGTACATGGGCAAGGAACGGATCATCGCCGAGACGGGGGCCGGCCAGCACGGCACGGCGACCGCGATGGCCGCCGCCCACCTCGATATGCCTGCTGAGATCTTCATGGGCGAAACCGACATCGAACGCCAGCGCCCCAACGTCTTCCGGATGGAACTCAACGGCGCGACGGTCACGCCAGTGACGACCGGCCGGGGGACCCTGAAGGAAGCCATCAGCGAGACGATGCGCGACTGGGCGACCAACGTCGAGGACACCCACTACGTCATCGGGTCAATCGTCGGCCCGGACCCGTTCCCCGAAATGGTCCGGGACTTCCAGTCGGTCATCGGTGACGAGACCCACGAGCAGATCCTCGCGAAGACCGGCGACACCCCCGATTCGATCGTCGCGTGTGCGGGCGGCGGGTCGAACACGATGGGTGCCTTCCACGAATTCAGAGACAAGGAGGACGTCGACCTGATCGCCGTCGAGGCCGGCGGGTCCTCGCTGGAAGTCGACGAAGAAGCTGGCGTCGCACCCAACTCCGCCACCCTGTCGACCGGTGAGGAGGGCGTCCTCCACGGTGCTCGCACGAAACTCCTCCAGGACGAGGACGGCCAGATCATGGAGTCCCACAGCGTCTCGGCGGGGCTGGACTACTCGGGCGTCGGCCCGGAGCTCGCCTATCTCGTTGATACGGGCCGCGTCGAGGCGGTCAACGTCGACGACAAGACGGCACTCGAATCGTTCCATCGCGTCTCGCGGCTCGAAGGCATCATTCCCGCCCTGGAGACCGCCCACGCCTTCGGGTACCTTGAGGAGAATCCCGACGCCGTCGGCGACGTCACCGTCGTCAACGTCTCGGGCCGGGGCGACAAGGATCTGGAGAGTGTTGTCGAGGAGACCAAAGAGCGCGATCTCGACGTCGAAACGGCCTCAAGTGTCCTTCAGGAGGCGAAGGAATGA
- a CDS encoding GbsR/MarR family transcriptional regulator, with the protein MEDSDTDQPTAEGPPPDAVVEARETMIGAFERSAEIYGVKRSYGRLYGVLYFAEEPLSLDTLAARSEYAKSTVSTAMSDLQRYHMVTRRSLPGEGKKAFYEAETDFWQIFRAFLNNEVRREIETMTGALEAAIDSLEDVEDERAERDRRKLRELKQVYERSDRIVGLFNSQSMDRIVSALERLQ; encoded by the coding sequence ATGGAAGACAGCGATACCGACCAACCGACAGCCGAGGGACCACCGCCAGACGCAGTCGTGGAAGCCAGAGAGACGATGATCGGGGCCTTCGAACGCTCGGCGGAGATCTACGGCGTCAAACGAAGCTACGGGCGACTCTACGGGGTCCTGTACTTCGCCGAGGAGCCCCTCTCGCTTGACACACTCGCCGCGCGAAGCGAGTACGCCAAGTCGACGGTCTCGACGGCGATGAGCGACCTCCAGCGCTACCACATGGTGACCCGTCGCTCGCTCCCGGGAGAGGGCAAAAAAGCGTTCTACGAGGCCGAAACCGACTTCTGGCAGATATTCCGGGCGTTCCTGAACAACGAAGTCCGCCGGGAGATCGAGACGATGACGGGCGCGCTCGAAGCCGCTATCGACTCGCTCGAAGATGTCGAGGACGAACGCGCCGAGCGCGACCGCCGGAAGCTTCGTGAGCTGAAACAGGTCTACGAGCGGAGCGATCGGATCGTCGGCCTGTTCAACAGCCAGTCCATGGACCGGATCGTCTCGGCGCTGGAACGGCTCCAGTGA
- a CDS encoding CopG family ribbon-helix-helix protein codes for MPKVSISLPDRIENDIERLVDQGEFVNRDQAVEELLTMGVSAYDTGEDEPEVAAEDDFFSQTVEDQQDPALHDDDPDDGYTF; via the coding sequence ATGCCGAAGGTATCGATCTCGCTGCCCGATCGAATCGAGAACGACATCGAGCGCCTCGTCGACCAAGGGGAGTTCGTCAACCGCGATCAAGCCGTCGAGGAGCTGCTGACGATGGGCGTCTCCGCGTACGACACGGGCGAGGACGAACCGGAAGTCGCCGCCGAAGACGACTTCTTCTCACAGACGGTCGAGGACCAGCAAGATCCCGCCCTCCACGACGACGATCCCGACGACGGCTACACGTTCTGA
- the trpA gene encoding tryptophan synthase subunit alpha has translation MTANSEIGAVFESGEPAFIPYLVAGDPEYEASLEYVEALERGGADIVELGLPFSEPIAEGPTIQNAIVRSMEGGMTPDRFFAFVEELDVGIPLVCMTYYNLIFQYGSEAGPRPFVKRAAEAGIAGLVVPDLPAEEADPLRDACDEYGLDLVFIVAPTTRGDRLKTIMDQVSGYVYVQARLGTTGARDDVSDQTDESLARLREWDVPKAVGFGIKTGEHAERIVSAGADGIIVGSALVDIVADGADSGESTEAVADRLEAKARELKDGALRGTPSAAVED, from the coding sequence ATGACCGCAAACAGCGAGATCGGGGCCGTCTTCGAATCGGGCGAACCCGCGTTCATCCCGTATCTGGTGGCCGGTGATCCGGAGTACGAGGCCTCCCTGGAATACGTCGAGGCCCTGGAACGCGGCGGAGCCGATATCGTCGAACTCGGGTTGCCCTTCTCCGAACCGATCGCCGAAGGGCCGACGATCCAGAACGCGATCGTCAGGTCGATGGAGGGTGGGATGACACCCGATCGCTTCTTTGCGTTCGTCGAAGAGCTGGACGTCGGGATTCCGCTGGTCTGTATGACCTATTATAACCTCATTTTTCAATATGGATCCGAAGCGGGTCCCCGGCCGTTCGTCAAGCGCGCCGCCGAGGCCGGCATCGCGGGGCTTGTCGTGCCGGATCTTCCAGCCGAGGAAGCCGACCCGTTGCGGGATGCCTGCGACGAATACGGGCTGGATCTGGTCTTCATCGTCGCGCCGACGACCCGTGGCGACCGTCTGAAGACCATCATGGACCAGGTCTCGGGGTACGTCTACGTCCAGGCGCGCCTCGGGACGACGGGCGCACGCGATGACGTCAGCGATCAGACCGACGAGAGTCTCGCGCGCCTCCGGGAGTGGGACGTCCCGAAGGCCGTCGGCTTCGGGATCAAGACCGGCGAGCACGCCGAGCGAATCGTCTCGGCCGGTGCTGACGGGATCATCGTCGGGAGCGCCCTGGTCGACATCGTCGCGGACGGTGCAGACAGTGGCGAATCGACCGAAGCGGTTGCTGATCGGCTCGAAGCGAAGGCCCGGGAACTCAAAGACGGCGCGTTGCGGGGCACGCCATCGGCGGCAGTCGAAGACTGA
- a CDS encoding AAA family ATPase: MPSLDISDASARCTDVLDAMEGTVIADRTFLETVLTGVLARGHVLLEDVPGTGKTLTARSMAEALGLSFNRIQFTPDLLPADVTGSHIYNERERDFEFREGPIFANVVLADEINRAPPKTQAALLEAMSEGQVTTDGTTRDLPEPFFVIATQNPVESEGTFPLPEAQIDRFIVKTSIGYPDPDAEQTLLRRRTDRASKTPSVEAVLEPDRVTAIQTLPEDVTVTDDLIAYMTDIVGATRDQPQIRVGVSPRGTQRLLEAARARAVIEGREYVTPGDVKTIAPDVLAHRLVLTPDATVENVDKRDVLVDVLDSIPVPTVSDVDAPAPG, encoded by the coding sequence ATGCCCTCACTCGACATCTCCGACGCAAGCGCCCGCTGTACCGACGTCCTTGATGCGATGGAAGGAACCGTGATCGCGGATCGCACGTTCCTCGAGACCGTCCTGACCGGCGTCCTCGCCCGCGGGCACGTCCTCCTCGAAGACGTCCCCGGGACGGGCAAGACGCTGACTGCCCGGAGCATGGCCGAGGCGCTCGGGCTCTCGTTCAACCGCATCCAGTTCACACCCGACCTCCTCCCGGCGGACGTGACCGGCTCGCACATCTACAACGAGCGCGAGCGGGACTTCGAGTTCCGCGAGGGACCGATCTTCGCCAACGTCGTCCTGGCCGACGAGATCAACCGCGCCCCGCCGAAGACCCAGGCCGCGCTGCTTGAGGCCATGTCCGAGGGACAGGTGACGACCGACGGGACGACCCGGGACCTGCCCGAACCGTTCTTCGTGATCGCGACCCAGAACCCCGTCGAGAGCGAGGGGACGTTCCCGCTCCCTGAGGCCCAGATCGACCGCTTCATCGTCAAGACGAGTATCGGGTATCCCGATCCTGACGCCGAGCAGACGCTGCTCCGGCGACGGACCGACCGGGCGAGCAAGACACCGTCGGTCGAGGCCGTGCTCGAACCCGATCGGGTGACGGCCATCCAGACCCTCCCCGAGGACGTCACTGTCACCGACGATCTCATCGCCTACATGACCGACATCGTCGGGGCGACCCGCGATCAGCCCCAGATCCGGGTTGGCGTCTCGCCGCGTGGCACCCAGCGACTCCTCGAAGCCGCCCGCGCCCGCGCCGTCATCGAGGGGCGAGAGTACGTCACGCCGGGCGACGTGAAGACGATCGCGCCGGACGTCCTCGCCCATCGGCTCGTCCTCACACCCGACGCGACCGTCGAGAACGTCGATAAGCGCGACGTCCTCGTTGACGTTCTCGACTCGATCCCCGTCCCGACTGTCTCAGATGTCGACGCGCCGGCTCCCGGGTAG
- a CDS encoding DUF4129 domain-containing protein gives MARDRLPTIVVLALVVVALGAAAATLDSGQLPTDTSSNASGPALTPDPSGGPRDAPERTPVPPADSFSVTWWTPPLPAVLGGLTLALVGALVFLFVRTGTGDPIDVDEPTDPADEPDLQAVGEAAGNAADRIESRADVDNEVYRAWREMVRHLPVSDPETTTPEEFEATAVAAGMRPDDVAELTRLFAEVRYGERDPDGREERALDALRRIEAAHAGEAGDASGGANG, from the coding sequence ATGGCACGTGACCGACTCCCCACGATCGTCGTGCTCGCCCTCGTCGTGGTTGCGCTGGGTGCCGCCGCCGCGACGCTGGACTCCGGACAGTTGCCGACGGACACGTCCTCTAACGCGTCGGGTCCGGCGCTGACACCGGACCCGAGCGGCGGGCCGCGCGATGCTCCCGAGCGGACCCCAGTTCCTCCTGCGGATTCCTTCTCCGTCACGTGGTGGACTCCGCCGCTCCCCGCCGTTCTGGGGGGGCTGACGCTCGCCCTGGTCGGCGCGCTCGTCTTCCTGTTCGTCCGGACCGGGACGGGCGATCCGATCGACGTCGACGAACCGACCGACCCGGCGGATGAACCCGATCTGCAGGCGGTCGGCGAGGCGGCGGGCAACGCCGCGGATCGCATCGAGTCCCGGGCCGATGTCGACAACGAAGTCTACCGGGCGTGGCGCGAGATGGTCCGTCACCTCCCGGTTTCGGATCCTGAGACCACGACCCCCGAGGAGTTCGAGGCGACGGCGGTCGCAGCGGGGATGCGTCCGGACGACGTCGCGGAACTCACGCGACTGTTCGCGGAGGTTCGATACGGTGAACGCGATCCGGACGGCCGGGAGGAACGCGCACTCGACGCGCTCCGGCGGATCGAGGCCGCCCATGCCGGCGAGGCCGGCGACGCTTCGGGGGGTGCGAACGGATGA